ttacaatattaaTCTTCAAAACTTTAGACAAGTGTAAGCAAAgaatgaaagagagagagaaactcacATCCCCTCCTGGTCCATTAAGGTACATATAAATCCTCCTCGAGTCATCAAGAGTATCAAGATACAACATAGTTGCTAGTATCTGGTTGCTAAACTCTTCATCAATGTTTTGTCCAATGAAGATCACACGCTCTCGATACTacaacaaaacaatcaaagtaTCAATCTTTTTAATTGCTATATAGAAACGTATACACAAAGTTGAATATATACTTACAAGGGCATTCCATATGTCAACCCATTGCCAAGTTCCTTCTTCTCGGTTTCTGTAAGGCACTCTCGGTGTACCTATTGGCATCATCTTCACCCTCGACCTATTCGCTTTCCCAGTCCTGCAAAAACACATAAACCACACACACTACTCAGGCGACTAGAAATGAACCATAACATTCAAAGGCAAACTTACTTTCAATGTAACTTTCATAATCAACAAGCCACATCTCGTTTTGTACTATAAGTTCTTAGCTCACGTTTATAACTCATTACAGGAACTTTCACCACTAATCAAGCATACATTTTTGTAAGTGCGAGCAGCAAAAGCCAAGTCTAGAATCAATTAAGGTGGACATTACCCGGACTCCAAACTCTTGTGGATCCTGCCATAGAACTCCTTATTCAGATTCTGATACCCATTTGTCAAAAAGCCTGCAATAGATTCCGACAAGGGTAACACGAACTTCACTCCCATCTCACTTAAACCCAAttggattaaaaaaaactaaaactttcagacagataaagaagaaaaggaaCGAACTTGCAGATTGAGGCTTTAACCCAGAATAAAGCTTGATGCTACAGCTGCACAAACattacagtaaaaaaaaaaaatcaatcagatGCAAGTGTGCGTGTGTGTAGAATCAGAGACATAAACTATGTAAGATTTAGAGAACCTCGGACTCAGAGAACACTGGTGAAGGGTTGTATTAAACGAGACCGCCATGCTCGTCGAGCGTGTTAGAGCCGAACACAGATTGGGTATTTTGTTGGAGAAGATGAATGTGTTTATATCCAAATATCAACTAAATGTTTATTGGTTTAACTAAACCGGTTGGTTCACATGTGCAATTGTATTTGGTTAAATTAGTTTTTGACTTTACTTTGGTTTAATGAGAAGACTTTGAACTTTCGACTTCTTGTctgaaaaaaatgtttctaagaaaggaaaaaaaaatacacaaatgTTTCTGCCACTAATCTTACAAACACCAAACTAGTATCAACAACAAACACTCATGTCCACCAGCACGGCGGTGTCTATCAGATGAAAAGAGATCGAAGAAGATTAATGGACCGGTTCTTGTCAATCAATCCTCGTGATCATCCAGCGCTGAATAAATCATCCTACCAAAGAGAGAAAGTGTTTTTAGCTTGTCTTGATCTATAAAGAAGAAGGCTAAgcaaagagatgttgttttctttattaccaGAAGATAGTGAGAAAGAGGTTAAGGATTATGTAAGCGAGTTTGAACAGCCGCTTCTTCTTTTCCCAGTTAAGCAAATTGAAGATCTCTGTGACATCTACCAAGTGTTGTCGCTTCGAGTAGCTGAACAAATTAGAGAAACCGAATGGGAATCATCACCATGTAGTTTGGAGATGCTGTAAGTTGTGTAAAGAGAGAGACTTCACTTACAGTTGGAAGTTGTAGTAGAGATAAGGGAGGCATAGGAGTGCCATGAACCAGTGTCCTGTAATGAGATAGAATACACAGAGAACTCCCTGTACAATGAACTCCGGTAAGACCACGGAGTTTATCCTCGATGCAGAGTCGTATGGGTTGATGTAATCAAACTCAAGATCCGCTAAGCAAACAAGCTGCAAAATTAAAGAGTttgattccaaaaaaaaaaagataaatatttttagttctcTTTCTAACACAAATTGTGTAATTAATCAAGCTTATGATCAATAAGCATATCAATCTCAGTGACTTCTCTGGACATAGTCTAAACTCATAAATACACTACAACATAGACTCCGTTACAACGGGTCAATGCAACTAATAACATTGACCCTAACATTCCAAAAGTTGAAACTTTCCCAATAACAATCATGTGGCAAAGCACAAAGCCTCAAACTTTAGGTTTAGTTTTGTCTTAAAATTGAGAATCGGATCGAATTAGAACCTGATAGACGATGATTCCGACAAGAgcgatgaggaagaagaaggatatAAGCCATGTCCAAATATCTCCCATCTTCCTCCTTCCTTCTGCCTCCGATCTATTTCCCTGatgtttcttgttcttctccaaCTAAACTTCGATTAGGACAAGAAGTTAGTAGTCGGTCAGTTTGGCTTCGGTTACGAGATTCTGGTCGGAAACAAGAGCAAGGCACGAGCCTTCCGGTTCTGTTGTTTCCCGATGCTCCGGTTCGATTCTGGTcataattgttttcttttactcGATCCGTTCCATGCCGGTTTAATACTTTAATATATCAGTAGGCTTCTTATAAGCCCATGGGCCTGTAGAGTTCGTTCTAATAGTTTGTTTGCCTGTGAGTcgtataactaatttttaagaAGGAAAAAGAATGGGGCCCAGAAACCTTTAAATCATGCGATGAGTCGGTGATTGTAACCAGTTTACAAAATACCATAACTTTATTTCAACAGTtgtcaaattaattatttaggaTAGATTCTTTTGCAAGGCTAGGGGATAGCCAAACTATCCAAGTTCACTAAGTAGATAATTACTTACTATCGCTATCAGTATAGAAAGGTGTCCTTGATTTCTTAGTGACAATTATATAGTGTCTTACAATatggttttatttatttcagttCTAAACACTATATAGTGGAGTGGTTGAGAATGAAAACTCTCATATAAGCTTGTTAATCAAGCAGATTACGTTATCACATGATTAatgtcaataaatttatttaaaatgggTAGGTCTTTGTTTGAAGAATGTCACTTCATTggaaaacgaagatccagatTTTCTTATTTGTGTCAGTAGTTACTTTTTGTGGTAAAAGTTACTCATTTAGTTATAAGTTGCAATCCAGAGAAATGTTCA
The nucleotide sequence above comes from Brassica napus cultivar Da-Ae chromosome A9, Da-Ae, whole genome shotgun sequence. Encoded proteins:
- the LOC106402160 gene encoding ATP-dependent Clp protease proteolytic subunit-related protein 2, chloroplastic isoform X2 — protein: MAVSFNTTLHQCSLSPSCSIKLYSGLKPQSASFLTNGYQNLNKEFYGRIHKSLESGTGKANRSRVKMMPIGTPRVPYRNREEGTWQWVDIWNALYRERVIFIGQNIDEEFSNQILATMLYLDTLDDSRRIYMYLNGPGGDLTPSLAIYDTMKSLKSPVGTHCVGLAYNLAGFLLAAGEKGQRFAMPLSRIALTSPAGAARGQADDIQNEAKELSRIRDYLFNELANNTGQPAERIFKDLSRVKRFNAEEAMEYGLIDKIVRPPRIKADAPRQDETSGLG
- the LOC106402160 gene encoding ATP-dependent Clp protease proteolytic subunit-related protein 2, chloroplastic isoform X1; this encodes MAVSFNTTLHQCSLSPSCSIKLYSGLKPQSAKSIAGFLTNGYQNLNKEFYGRIHKSLESGTGKANRSRVKMMPIGTPRVPYRNREEGTWQWVDIWNALYRERVIFIGQNIDEEFSNQILATMLYLDTLDDSRRIYMYLNGPGGDLTPSLAIYDTMKSLKSPVGTHCVGLAYNLAGFLLAAGEKGQRFAMPLSRIALTSPAGAARGQADDIQNEAKELSRIRDYLFNELANNTGQPAERIFKDLSRVKRFNAEEAMEYGLIDKIVRPPRIKADAPRQDETSGLG
- the LOC106399336 gene encoding protein cornichon homolog 4, translating into MGDIWTWLISFFFLIALVGIIVYQLVCLADLEFDYINPYDSASRINSVVLPEFIVQGVLCVFYLITGHWFMALLCLPYLYYNFQLYSKRQHLVDVTEIFNLLNWEKKKRLFKLAYIILNLFLTIFWMIYSALDDHED